A window from Homalodisca vitripennis isolate AUS2020 unplaced genomic scaffold, UT_GWSS_2.1 ScUCBcl_5063;HRSCAF=11600, whole genome shotgun sequence encodes these proteins:
- the LOC124373217 gene encoding uncharacterized protein LOC124373217, whose amino-acid sequence MEPEVPSWLNESYLATVLQGGVDQEPRVTVTSFTAKSALPLDQNYGTYVFRVKVQYTVGESVDKHVISLIIKTPVSHGFLSEYMEKIDLFNREQRFYADVLSQLNKRAKFEFGPKDFYCPDRNRLVLKDLNEDGYVMADRSKQLDLSHCKLVMMSLGKYHASSVSLQHENSKLVEEAGSERLYYDEGPFKKEVKGWVETSLRLVSDVLKEMKGYESYGDLMLSKVDGIWEYLVKVFKPRKQSVNVLNHGDLWVNNMLFKYNSSGTPVAVKLVDFQYPRYSSPAVDLIYFIWTSADEGVRETKQEELLDIYLQTLNSTLEELGCQERLTAEELRQDLRALADWVLVLICQLLPTVLCEPKDVIKTEDFKQEDFDPEKPDERIEKRYQGKRFKSALPTVLRQYQSWVFS is encoded by the coding sequence ATGGAGCCCGAAGTCCCATCTTGGCTGAATGAATCATATTTGGCAACTGTTCTCCAAGGAGGAGTAGACCAGGAACCAAGGGTAACGGTGACCAGCTTTACTGCAAAGTCAGCTCTACCTCTAGACCAGAATTATGGAACTTACGTTTTCAGAGTAAAGGTACAATACACAGTCGGGGAGTCAGTTGACAAACACGTTATctcactaataattaaaacaccCGTTTCTCACGGGTTTCTCAGTGAATACATGGAGAAAATTGATCTGTTCAACAGAGAACAAAGGTTTTATGCCGATGTACTATCTCAGTTGAACAAAAGAGCAAAGTTTGAATTTGGCCCTAAGGATTTCTACTGCCCTGACAGAAACAGGTTGGTGCTGAAAGATTTGAACGAAGATGGCTACGTTATGGCCGATAGATCTAAACAACTGGACTTGTCTCACTGCAAGTTAGTTATGATGTCCTTAGGGAAATATCACGCATCTTCTGTATCCTTACAACACGAAAACTCAAAGCTTGTTGAAGAAGCCGGCTCAGAGAGGTTGTACTACGATGAAGGTCCTTTTAAAAAGGAGGTGAAAGGATGGGTCGAAACTTCTTTGAGGTTGGTAAGTGATGTTCTGAAAGAAATGAAAGGATATGAAAGCTATGGAGATTTGATGCTCAGCAAAGTTGACGGGATCTGGGAGTACCTTGTGAAGGTATTCAAACCTAGAAAACAGTCAGTGAATGTTCTCAACCACGGGGATTTGTGGGTGAACAACATGCTGTTCAAATATAACAGCTCTGGAACACCAGTTGCTGTTAAGTTAGTGGACTTTCAGTACCCAAGGTACTCATCTCCAGCAGTTGACCTCATCTACTTCATCTGGACTAGTGCGGACGAGGGTGTTCGAGAAACCAAGCAGGAGGAACTGCTCGACATCTACCTGCAGACTTTGAACTCCACCTTGGAAGAGCTCGGGTGTCAGGAGCGGCTAACTGCCGAAGAGTTGCGGCAAGATCTGAGAGCACTGGCGGACTGGGTCCTCGTCCTGATTTGTCAGCTGCTACCCACAGTGCTTTGCGAGCCTAAAGACGTCATCAAGACGGAAGATTTCAAACAGGAAGATTTTGATCCTGAAAAACCAGATGAAAGAATAGAGAAAAGGTATCAAGGGAAACGATTCAAATCTGCTTTACCAACAGTTCTCCGGCAATACCAGTCTTGGGTATTCTCTTAA